The Prunus persica cultivar Lovell chromosome G7, Prunus_persica_NCBIv2, whole genome shotgun sequence genome has a segment encoding these proteins:
- the LOC109950205 gene encoding uncharacterized protein LOC109950205 translates to MPNYGKFIEDILSKKRRLEDTEMVELTEQCSAVIQSHLSPKRKDPGNFSIPCTIGTISFQRALCDLGSSINLMPLSVAKRIGLGEIKKTNISLQMADRSLTYPQGILEDVLVKVDKFIFPVDFIVLDMEEDVDTPIILGHPFLITGRMIIDVEKGSLILRDADQEVEFKVFDATKYPIDSEYCVRLEAVDHVVRPQFMEDYPKDPLKASLVHDIKVGEEPHVLDMVNILETKAIPTTTAFAINKKRPSLSTILGDNHSKSWAGYYKPSAC, encoded by the coding sequence ATGCCAAACTATGGAAAGTTCATCGAGGACATCTTAAGCAAAAAGAGACGTTTGGAAGATACAGAGATGGTGGAATTGACGGAGCAGTGTAGCGCAGTAATACAAAGTCATCTATCACCTAAGCGAAAGGATCCAGGGAATTTTTCTATTCCTTGCACCATTGGCactatttcttttcaaagaGCATTGTGTGATCTAGGTTCTAGTATTAATTTAATGCCTTTGTCTGTAGCTAAAAGAATTGGTTTgggagaaattaagaaaactaaTATTTCTTTGCAGATGGCGGATAGATCACTTACATATCCTCAAGGCATTCTTGAAGATGTACTAGTGAAGGTGGATAAATTCATATTCCCAGTTGATTTCATAGTTTTGGATATGGAAGAAGATGTCGACACTCCAATTATTTTAGGCCACCCATTTCTCATTACGGGAAGAATGATAATTGACGTAGAAAAAGGTTCTTTGATCCTACGAGATGCCGATCAAGAGGTGgaattcaaagtttttgatGCAACCAAGTATCCCATTGATTCGGAGTATTGTGTTCGTTTAGAAGCAGTAGATCATGTTGTTCGACCACAATTCATGGAGGACTACCCAAAAGATCCACTAAAAGCAAGTTTGGTTCATGATATAAAGGTAGGAGAGGAGCCACACGTGCTCGACATGGTGAACATATTGGAAACCAAGGCCATCCCAACCACCACTGCCTTTGCAATCAACAAAAAGAGACCTTCACTCTCCACGATCCTGGGTGATAATCATTCCAAAAGTTGGGCAGGGTACTATAAACCAAGCGCTTGTTAG